In Alnus glutinosa chromosome 7, dhAlnGlut1.1, whole genome shotgun sequence, the sequence GTAGTAAACCAGTGTCTATCATAGGACCCACTATTGTCCCATTGGCATATACGGGGAAATGGCAAGCAGCTATTGCGTAAAGCAGGCCGAGCTATGTTGATATGCTCATAAGACCATATCTGTTCACAATAATATAGCAAATATCAAAATACCATCCGAAAATTCCATAGCTAATTAAAATACAACTTCTGATCAAGGTGAAAggtttttttaacaataatgtTGCAGATACTAAACTTTTCTATTGTATAATCTCAATTTCTTTTGGCATAATGTTAAATATATGCCTTAAGCTCCTTCTCCTGaaaaggaaggaaggaagggAGGGAGGGAAGGGGGTTCAATTTACAAAGTAGTAAACTATTTAAAGATGCGTGTTACGTCAGAAATTTTACTAGATAAGCAAAACGAAGGGATTATCTAAGTTATGCCAGAAAATCAATGAGTCATTCAAATACCTATGAAAAAACTAAAGGGGTGTGATCAAGTCATTAACCCCTCAAGTACAGCCAACACATGATAAATTTGTGTAACCGAGAAACTTACTTGGAGAAATATAAGACAACCTCCCACATATTGtatatttgtctcttttcttttgttcaacCAGTTGACTATATCATCAACAACAGCTGCACCCCAGGCATAATGACAGAAATCATCcaaatttttaagaaaagaaagataacgGGAATTTACTTTTCCATTGGCATTTGGGAAAAGAAAAGTCCCAAATGTAAATAGTATAAAAGTCCgaataaaatcatcattaacTACCCCACCAAGAGCATCAAGTCTACTTTGAAGTGATGCAACTGTCATCTTCCTCTTCCAAAAAACAGCACCATATTCCTTCTCTATATCAGTAAAAGGCTCATCATCCCTCAAGACTACAGGTTTACCTACTACACGCAGCCCCAAAATCAACGCAACATCCATCCGAGTAATGGGAATTTCACCAAGCACAAGTTCAAAAGCATGCTTCTCACAACTCCACTTTTCCATCAGCTCCACCAATAAGTTTTTTCTAAGCCTATGACTAGGCATTTCCAGCAGATTTCCAAAACCCATCTTCCTAATTGCACTTCTTTGATCATCCGTGAGTTTTTTCACTCGCTTGACAAACGATGGCAAGGAAAATCTAGTACTGAAATTCCCATtctgcacacacacacacacacatttagaCGATTGCATTTTGCACAAATAAGCCCTTCAAAAAGAGAAATCCTAAAATTCAAACTATATCTAAGGATAATTCCCTGGTTGCCCACACTTAAAATTTGgctaaaagatttaaaaaatttcttatgcTTAACGATAACATCAAAAGCAAATGAAGAACATTTGGCAGCGTATATACAGTCAATATCATGACCGGTGAAGAGCAATCGAGTGTAACCAGCAACTGGCCGTATCCGAAAAACGATTAGCCTATTTTTTGTGACAATACCAGAGCAGAACAAATTTTCTCGCCGCAATAGCTTCATAGCTCAATTTGAGGCTTCAAGCACATAAGAATATGCTAAAAACCAactaatataattaaattgatGTCAATATCTTCAATGTCAAAGAAAATACACCAATTAAGTAAAGTACAGTAAAGACTGACATCCAAATTTAGCTTTTTAAACCTAAATAGATCACGAAGTTAAAAACCTTCAATTTCTTTTCGTTTCCTCTGAgctttctcggcaaccaaacaaatgATTGAATCAGATCCAGACCATAGAGACGATAATGAGTGATATAAGGACAGAAAAACCGTACCAAGTCTCGACCTTCCGGAGCTCCGGCGGAAGATCTTCTCGTCGATTTCTTCATTCTGAGCCCAACGGCGATGATGTGCGAGACTTCCTAGAGAAGCTACTTCGAAAATGAACGGAGTGTACTTTACGTATAAAAAGGGCGCGAAACCATCTCACTAGGGGTTCATATCGCTTAGAGAGTTTACGTGTGTACTGAATCAGCTCCAGCGTACATCGCCTAGGGATGAAAAGTTGGACCGTTAGTAACTACTAATCACATTATTAACTCCCTTAAACTGCTAATTACCTAtccatattatatataaaacgacgttgttttatATAAGATTTTAAATGACACTACACACTACATagttagaaaataataataataataataaataaatctataatAAGCCCAAAAAAGAGGTTCAATGAAAGCCCAATACCCAAAAATATGTCCAAATTTAAAAGCAGTTACAGTTAGCTGTTGCCTCTAACTGCTAACCGTAACCACATTTTCATCCCTAGTACGGCCGACAGATTTTTCTATGAACCGCAAGATatgaatttaatataaaattagcgTATTAGAGTTGAGTTGTGTGTCTCATTCAATTAAATAGA encodes:
- the LOC133873457 gene encoding uncharacterized protein LOC133873457 encodes the protein MKKSTRRSSAGAPEGRDLNGNFSTRFSLPSFVKRVKKLTDDQRSAIRKMGFGNLLEMPSHRLRKNLLVELMEKWSCEKHAFELVLGEIPITRMDVALILGLRVVGKPVVLRDDEPFTDIEKEYGAVFWKRKMTVASLQSRLDALGGVVNDDFIRTFILFTFGTFLFPNANGKVNSRYLSFLKNLDDFCHYAWGAAVVDDIVNWLNKRKETNIQYVGGCLIFLQIWSYEHINIARPALRNSCLPFPRICQWDNSGSYDRHWFTTKFKDLQDHQVIWKLQPTSGELEFDLVKELMEEQYVEMELLRTQRCSTLFPIDNGDNLRIRSQVMEQQVVGVKIESGKSIWKHESDTSIVNEIYRVQEISSEQPKVLENAPGTVTTTMDFPSTSCCMSNTHKEQMELASEPLNFSSNFTAVDGDGPRTRIRILEEQNMELKTEVDNLRRENILLKDQLLLSSQLEEQNVELKKELDYLRRENQSLCLSSNNLVLRLERLLLDEDVNAAEQT